From the Cryptococcus neoformans var. neoformans JEC21 chromosome 6 sequence genome, the window atgagattgaTCTAAGAGCGAGAATGATTCTGAGAAGATGCCAGGAGCGAGTTGGAATTCTAGAAATGACAGAGCAGAGTGAGTCTACATTTACAAATCTTTTAAGCATACATCTGACATGGATCAGAGCGTAAATCAAAGGCCGTTTCCTCGACGAAGCCAGCTTCAACACTTTTAGCACTACTTCCCTCCCTCGCACCCGCATCTATATCAGCCATTGAGCCTATCTTATCCGCTCATCACGCTTCCATTCTTTGGACTCTGAACGATTTCCTCGCGAGGCTCACCGGCTCAGTCAGCGACCTTCAGAATGAACGAGTCAAACGTCGAGAAGAACGTAGCAGGACCCTTGGTGCGGGTGCTACACTTGAAGCTCAGCGACTAGGTCTGGCATCTCAAGCTGCGAAACGAAGTATCCCCGAAGGGGTAGTCACCGACGTTCACGACCCGGCGTTTAGCCATACATTTGCCAGTGATCCTGAAGACCCACATCTAAACCAGGGTTTGGGTATTATCGATCCGTCAGCTCCCCCTATTGAGCAGGTCTTATCGCAAGAGCAGATACGAGCGTTCGAATCGGAGAATGACGCGCTGTTAGAACACATGTCTTCCACCCTCTCGTCTGTTCTTTCAGCTGAAGCATCACTGCTCGAGATCTCCCAACTCCAGTCGGAGCTGGTCAGACATCTCGCTCAGCAGACCGAAATGGTTGAGCAATTGTATGAAGACGCAGTGGGTAGTGTGGCAGAAGTCAAGAGGGCAAATGAGCAATTAACAAAGGCCAGGGAAAGAGGTAAAGACGGAAGGCTGTTCTTGTTGATATTCATTCTTGGCGCCAGTTTCAGTCTACTGTTCTTAGATTGGTATGCTGCGTAGGTATACAGATGTCTATAGCACATTATATGTTACAGATTTGTTACACAAGGTCTGCGTCGCCAGTCGTATCCTGACTACTGTTTCGTCGAATGATTCCAGCTCCCCCCCCTACTTTTAATCCtttgccatttccttccctATCTCTGTGATTGGATGATGTCAAAAATTcagcctcatcctctccgcTTCCGCTGTCATAGTCTCCCAACAAAGCATTTTCTTCCAATGCTTCCGCGGCCAGTTCCCCATCTCCAAGACCTGCACCAGTCTGGTCGAGCTTACGCATCTGTTGCAGCGTAAGTCGATAGATTATCACACCTGTTGCGATAGAAATGCAAGCCGAGACAATGATAGAAATGAGATTAAGCCAAAACCGCAGGGGATCGTGGGCGGCAGAGTCGGAGGCGAGAGAAGTAAGTCGGGAGCCGATGAAAacgacgagaagaagtttGGGCTGGATCATACTTAATTCAATGGTGAGCTCTATTTCGGGATAGTAGAGCTTTACGGCTTACAGGTTAGCGACCATAAAGTGCCAGAACTTGACACTTTCGATCGAAGCGAAAAGACCGTTGCTAACACCCCATGGAACGGGGCAAAAACGGATCATGATGACAAGCGGCAGTCCCTTGGCGCGCATAACATGTCCAAATGCTTCCCACTTgtcattcttcttgaacAAACCCAGAAAAAATGACTAGAGTAGCATTAGCAGGTGGCCGCTGCTGAGGGGAGAACCAACGTACGCGAACGGACAAGAATGCGATACCTGCTCCCAGCATTGAGGCGATACCGGCAATAAGGAATCCAGGCCATATGCCGTAGATGAATCCAATAAGAGTAAGGGTGGGCACGAAGCCAAAGAGCGGTGGATGCGAGCTCAATACTGAGGCATGTCAACTTCTCGCTTTGACATTCGGAACACGATTGGGACTCACTAGCAAAGATGTTACACAGCACGACacccttccatcccataCCCTTGATACTAAGCGCAAGAGAGTTGAACCACTGCCCAATCCGTGTGGGCGTTATAATGAGGACAACCGCGACGATGAGTAGGTTGATCACTGTCAAAATCCTAAGCAATATCAGATGATTTTAGCATTTACAACAATGAGTGTCGTACCATATTGACGCCTAGAAACACTAGGTTGTTAGCTCTATGCGTATCCGATCGAAGAACATATCGgacctttcccttccttcccagcCTGTGATACCTATGTAAAGCGTCATAGGGGAGATCCTTGACGCGGAGCCATATACTGCGGAACTTGCGCTGGAGAGGAGGGTCGCTCTGTCTGAGCGGTGAGAGTTCTAGTCTGGGCATGGTGGTTGTttgagatggggatggtaTATGATCAGACCAAGTAAAGAGGAGAATACAAACAAAGATAGATATGTACGTGTGCATCTCATCGCATTCATCCATCGCAGTAAGCCGAATAATTGGAGCCCGGCGGCGGCGGGACGAATATCAGATAGATTTGATCCCGTCACCATTACTCTCCTCTGACATCTCCCTTATTTCGCCGACAAAACTACATCTGCAGCCACAACTGAGTATTTTGTATTCCCAACAATGGCACACACCACACCACGATCACATCCTCCGCCCCACTCACTCCTTCAAAACCTCACAACCCaatctctcctcctctcacACCTCTTTACCCTCATCGCTTCTCCACCGAATCCCAACACCTCCACCCAAACACAGCTGAATCAGGTATACTCAGCTCTCCAGCTGTCCACTCTAGACTTGTCAGGTCTCGTGAAAGAGGTTGGCCATCATCAAGAAGCGTATAGGAGActggtggagaagaagaatgaagtgGCTggtttggagatgagagtGCGAGGGCTTGTGAAACgactggaagaaggaaggaaggagttggAAGGAATGATCGATCAAGGAGAAAGATCATTAGAGGACATTGAGAAATCTGAGAGAGGTGCTTCGTTTTCAACAACATTTTGGCGAGATCCCGGAGCTAACCCCACACAGAACCGGTGCCGGCAAAGACTCTCATGGCACACGCACAATCATTATCAAAGCATTCTTCAGCACCTGTATCAAGCTTATTAGCACCTGTGGATAAGGCTCAGTATGCACCATGGCCCACGGAGATGAGCATGCGCATGGGACTGCTGTTCCAGCTCGAGGGAAGCATGAGCGGAATGGGCGAGAGAGGCGTTGTGGGCGAAGGCAAGTCTGTTACCTGACCTTCACGGAGGGCGCTAACTTTATTATGTAGAACAAAAAGCGCCCCAGAAAGTGGAAGAACGGAGAGAACATGTCGAGCATGAAGAATCTGACAGAAGATATGACCCCAATGCTGTTTTCCAATTGGATCTCAACTCTGATGAATCGGACGAGGATTGATAGACTCGATAGACTCATGTACCAAGTTGTATCCATTATAATGTAACAGAGTAGCGGGAAATAAAATACATACACCAAGAATAATGTAATGCAAAAGATGAATAAAAACAAACTAGTCACCCCTGGCCCTCCTACCTCGCCCTTGGTTCCCCTGCATCCGAGCCCAGTCTCCGTCAACTTCGAGTTGTGCTGCTTGCGTCATCTTAGCCAACTCGGCAAGGCTCCTACCCAACGTCAACGTCTGGTCCCTGGTACCGCCCACTCCACGACTCCTGTTATTTGACTGCGCAGCCGCGATGCCCAACGCTGCTGACGTTCCAGGAGCAGCgagctcctttccttcgcCAGTAATCTCTGCAGCCTTGCCCCTGGGCCCACCACGCTTGCCCGCCTGAGTTGGCACATATGTCGTCGACCCAGCGGGAGCTGGGCGTACATGCAAGGACGAATCGTTGGAGAGGATGTCGTCGGTGGAAATAAGGGCGAGTGTAGGGGTAAGTTGGGAATGGTGCATAAGATCAGCAGGATTGACCCGTGCAGTTGAGGGGGACTTGTCACGGGATGAGGCATTGGTACCGGAGGGAGAAGTTGAGCGaggagtggaggtggatgtgGTGAAGAATGAGCGGCGTTTCGGTTTACGAACATCCGCTTCAAGTAGAGATTCTGCAGATGAATTGAGCCGAGAGCCATACCATGTGAAGGAGACAAACTCACCTGTGATGATTTCCccgccttctttttcctcgcgtaatctctttctcctgTCCTCAATGGCACCTAATAATCTCTGGCGAATTTGGTCCCTCGCCTCCCAATACTGCGCCTCAATACTCTCCCGCTCTTGCTCGTACATCTTTCGCGCTTGGCTCACTCTGTAATCCTAGTCAGATCTGATTCCTGACATACGCTCTACACTCACTTGTACTgatactcttcttcagcggCTTCTAGTCTGGCGTCACGCTCGACGCTTACAGGATACGCATGGAGCAAGTATTTGGCGGAAGTAGGCGGTTGGCTGTTGACCAACTTGTTTTCGGCATGGTACTCCTTGTACATGGCTCCAAATTTCCTGTTTTATGTATGAGCCGTGCCGTCCGTCGGATGATACGCAAACAACGGTACTCACTCATCCCGTGTCCTCCAGCTCTCATCGTGTAGCATTTCTATCTTGTTGACGGTTTCCCTGCGCTTCCTGTCGCGCTTGGACTCTGCATGCTGTGGTGGGATGATTGTGGGTATGGTACCCTGCTGTGGGAGGTACCTGGACATGGCTGTTACGACTGGGTTTGCAGGAGGATGTCGAGTTGCAAGAGAACAACTTCCGAGGACAGAATACAGAGCTATTCCGTCCGATCAGCCGGCGCTCGCTGAGATAAGTGATGAGTCGTCACGTGACTGTTGCTTTTTGCTTTTAGATTGTTGTGCTCTGTAACCAGGCTTTCCTATTTTGTAATGGGATTACTGTTtgaatttgattccgctaATGCTCTCTCTCTCTATTTGTTGCTTTTGGACAAACTGGGCCTATAACCTCTTTCCACAACCATCCAACTGTACCCATACCCCGCAACAATGGTAAACGAGGCGGTTCCTCTTACCAACGAGGACTTCCTATGGTGAGCCATACCCCATAGTGAATTAGGCTGACACTGTAGCCCACTCACCACCATCCGAGATACATTCCTCAGACCACACTCTGAAACAGTCTCCATCCCAAAACTACGCGCTCTCCTCGCGTGGCACAAGAAGCGTATATCAACCCCATGGGAACCATTCCAGCGTGCTTCCTCTACCTTTAGAGACACCATCAATAAATCCTCattcattcttcctcgcaCAAATGTCACTTTCGAAGTCGACGATACCACACGCAAGCTAGCGCTCAGACTTTCCGATACACTGGATCTGAATGAAATTGGGGCATTCTTAGCAACCAAATCATACCTCACATACAGCTTAGAtgaggatatggatgaaGATAAAGTGGTAGAGAGGCTGTTGATGTGGGTTGCCGAAGAAGCGTTGGCTGCCCCGCAGATTGCGTTGGCAGTTCTGAGGATTTCAGATGATGAAACACCGCTAGGACAGTTGGCATATGATGTGCGAGTAGAGGCCATTGGGGATCCTGAAAAGTACATTGAGGGATTGTTTAGGGCGTTCAGTGGACTGGCGCAAAGAGAAGTGgaccagaagaaggaaattgaCCCACTCTTCTGGTATGTCCCTGTCATTTTGCCCTGTTCATGTCATTTTGCCCTGTTCAATGTCCTAACAGTCAGCTCAGGGCCACACACCAGTTACGTCTCCAAGAAACAATTCTCAATCTACTATTTGTGGTGCTCTATCAAACTCCTAAACGTCCAGCTGCCATCTCTGAAGGCCTCCTTCGAGGGTGTATCATGTCCTCTTTCGGCACTTCACAGGCAAACCGTAAAatttgggaagaagatgccgTCTCTCAGCGTATCGCTGTCCGAATACGagatcttctccttttgaTTGCGATTGAGAGTCTGTGTCTTGGACAAatcatctctcctcttAATCCTCTCGAACATGACAACCTCAGCACTCTAATTCAGTCAAAAGAGACTATCGCATCCATCCATGACTTCCTCGCCGACCACTCCAAAGACCTTTCTCCGCATTATCCAGGAGTAGAACCTGGAACGGTACCTTTACCACTCTGGCCAATGCCAATCATCTGTCTGGTTTGGTCGATGATTCTTCGATCATTACCACTGGCTCTTGTCCCTCCAGCcggagaagatggcgtCACGTGGCAGGATATGGCTATCAGAGCACTAAGACTGCCTTCAGGGCTATTCCCTTGGATGGAGGCCATCTTGGACGGACCTTTAATGcagaatgatgatgatgcctTTATCGGGAATGAGGAACTCTACTACCGAAAAGTATTCAAAGGTATGTAAAGCACAACTACGGCTGATCGTAGCTAATACCTTATAGACGTTTTGATCGGATTGACGGAATTGGTCCAACTTGAAAGTATTGCGGATAAGCCAGGGCTTTATCGAAGTTGGGAACTTTTATTTGGGGGTGTATGTATGAACATAAATCACAGGAAATGACCTCACTAATAATGGCGTTACAGGGATCgctatcatcatcctccctcAGCGCGGCCGATTTTTGGATCGCCGATTTCCCCTACGATGAACGGCGTGCAGTCTTGGACAGAAGCCAATTCCCTTACCAGCCCGTAAACCTCCTTCGAGTCCTCGCTGCTTTGACTGGAAATGGTGAGACTGAAGCATTTGGTACCGATCCCGCCTCTCAAGTTTATCACTACTTTACCAACCTGCCTACCATCACTCATGCCTTTGAACCAGCATGGTGTCAAAGTCTAGGTAAGGAGGAAGGTATCGAAGTGGTCGAAACTACCCAGACATTGGTGTTGCCTGGCGGTGAAAGCATCCCTCGAGGATCCAAGGGTGTGGTTCTTTCAAACAACGATACTCAGCAGGTTATGTGGACCAATCAGATCATCTCGGGATGGGCTCTCATGTTTGAAATTCTCCAAGCCGCAGCTGGTCTTCGTCCCGTCGATGAAAAGGCTCGTCCAAATGCCGACCACCCAGCCGACAGCATCTACCTCTCCGTGCGCGACCTCGACATCCAGCTTCCCTCCACACAAATCCTTGCTGGGGGCCTCAAGTTCCTTCGCAACATCTTACAATCTACTGCATACATCAAAGCCACTGTCCTCAGTCTGTTGAACCCCGAAGACCAGTTTTCTTCAGGTCAATTAGTCCTTCAGCTCGCCCTTACAGTTTTACATCATTCGAGGATTTCTGACCTTGCGATGGACGTTGGGGTAGTGACAGATGCGGTCGATACCATTGAGGCACTTATCACCGCGCCATCTAGTAATGTCTGGCCAGCATTAAGGGCATCTGGATTTTTTGACGCTAGCGGGAAGAGGCGAGGGAGTGTTGCTGGATTGATCCAATCTGAAAGCATTAAGGGACAACATACTCTGACTGTCTCTGTCCTTAGACTTGTCCTTACCCTAGTACAGAACAGGGAACATGTGCCAGAAAACGATACAATCATCCTCACGTCGGCGCTGAACTTGGTCTTCTTGGACATATGGAACAACTTCTCCTCTTGGAGATATCAAGATGTAGCCAAAAAATACGAATTGTCAACCTTGGTAACTACCATCTTTGACACCGTTCTTTCCCATCCTATGATCCCTGATTCCAACACTCCCACTCCCGCTGCCAAAGTTCTCATTGACTTATTCATCACTTCGGCCTCACCTCTTACCTACCGACCTTTGATTGACGCCGTCACTCAATCAAACAACCTCGTTTCCAGATTGATTGTGCACCGCCGTCAAGCCGATGCCCAGATGGTGAGCAAATGTCTCGATGAGGCCATGTCCTTTCTCAGTACTCTCCTTCGCACCGCTGCGCTCATTGGTACACCTGCCAACGCTTTGCCAAAATCCTTATTTGGTCTCCCTGTCTCTATTCCGTCAGGCAGCAAAATCCAACTTGTTGATTCCTTGTTCGACCTCGCCTCAATTCCTATCGCTATGGAATCTAACATTTTAAATGTTCTCAAGACATTGAGGACTTACCTCGAAGTAACTGGAGGCGAGCCTCATCGTCCATCTTTGGCGAGTATGCTCAGGAGTCCTACAAAGACTTGTAATGATCTCATGGAAGTGGTGAAGCGAACAACAGATTTGGACGTGCAGACGGCAGTCTGGAATCTCTTGGCTAgcgtcatcatcactcaACCTGGTTGCGTTCAGTCTGCTGTAGGGTCTGCTAAGGACCACGAACTTGAAGGAGCTCTAAAGGTTGCAGTACTTGAGGTCGAAGGGTGGGAAGATAAGTTTAGGAATGCCCCGCACATGCTTGCGGCCGTGTTGAGCTTTGTCCAGTCTGCGATGCGCTCCGCTGGGGCGGACGATGCGATCGCCATCCTCCGAAAAGACAAGCAATTCTGGCAAAGTGTGTTTGAACTTTCAACGCGTATCGTgcctgctcctccttccttctctctttcccttcattCCGAAGATTTCACCGATCGCATCAGGCAGTACGCATATTGTGTTCAAGCAAAGGCCAACGCCACTTCGCTTCTTGCGGCGGAACTAGCGTATGCGGTAAAtaatgatggtgatgaagaaccGGAGACCAAGGCGCGAGAACTGGCTCTGAGTTTGTTCAGGAATGAATTGGCGTTGCAAGAAGCGGGCTTGATGGCCTGTCACTCTAGTTGTGTGCCCGAGCTCCATGACGAGCaggagagaaaggtgaGGGAGAGCGGTATTGATTTGAAATATTTGAGGACATCAAAATTGGCATGTGAAAGAGAGTATGGGAACGGATATCTTTATGGTACGCGTAGTTTTCTACTTCTAAACATTTGAACGATGCTAATTCGAAACAGACGGCAATGTAGTAATCCCTGATTCATCCGCCAAGCAGGCTACCGCGACGTTAGCCGTT encodes:
- a CDS encoding expressed protein, whose amino-acid sequence is MPRLELSPLRQSDPPLQRKFRSIWLRVKDLPYDALHRYHRLGRKGKASIWILTVINLLIVAVVLIITPTRIGQWFNSLALSIKGMGWKGVVLCNIFAILSSHPPLFGFVPTLTLIGFIYGIWPGFLIAGIASMLGAGIAFLSVRSFFLGLFKKNDKWEAFGHVMRAKGLPLVIMIRFCPVPWGVSNGLFASIESVKFWHFMVANLMIQPKLLLVVFIGSRLTSLASDSAAHDPLRFWLNLISIIVSACISIATGVIIYRLTLQQMRKLDQTGAGLGDGELAAEALEENALLGDYDSGSGEDEAEFLTSSNHRDREGNGKGLKVGGGAGIIRRNSSQDTTGDADLV
- a CDS encoding expressed protein; translation: MAHTTPRSHPPPHSLLQNLTTQSLLLSHLFTLIASPPNPNTSTQTQLNQVYSALQLSTLDLSGLVKEVGHHQEAYRRLVEKKNEVAGLEMRVRGLVKRLEEGRKELEGMIDQGERSLEDIEKSEREPVPAKTLMAHAQSLSKHSSAPVSSLLAPVDKAQYAPWPTEMSMRMGLLFQLEGSMSGMGERGVVGEEQKAPQKVEERREHVEHEESDRRYDPNAVFQLDLNSDESDED